The sequence aCATAAAACTAacatttgtatccatatttgtatttgttaagcaaaataaatatagatatgaatatataagtatccaatccAATTTCAGCCTTATTTGTATGACATGCGAGagcattttatgatttttttcatGATAGGTGGAAAAACTTTTGCCAGTTTTTTCTCCCATGCACGATGATCAAGTGCGTCAACCATACAACTCCTGTTATGATAGGATGAAGCAGTattgcaccataaatcaaactTATGTTTGAATAGATATCTATACCATGGTTCAAAATTGCCTGCTTGCACAAAGTAGGTTTTACAGTTATCATCAACCGTCTATAATGTGCACCAACAAAGACAGTGCCTGCATGACTGCATCTAAAAATTAAGGAACATTGcacatgaaaaataaaaaaaggagcaCACTTAAAGTTTGTTTGGCAACATTGCACATATAGAAAAAGGGAATACGCTCAGTAACTTGTTTGGCGACATCGGCATAGGTAGAATGTAAGAAGAACAAAAGGGAAAACTAGGGGAATGAGAGAAGCGAGAGCACAAAGGGTTGTGGCATGGATCCCCATtgaatgaaatatatatatatatatatgaaaaaaaaaaaaccttttgaGATTTTTCTTTTAACCTCCAACCGATCCTATCGGTTACATGCTCTTAATGTGCACATATGCATTCTCTGTTATGTTAATGCGTTGTGTTAACCATGCAAATCTTGTATTTCGAAGAGGGCTTAGGAACAACAGACCAGTTTTGTTCATGGCCATGTTAATGCTTGATTGTTATTTTACATTTATCCCTGGCAATGTTGGCATCTTATATATAGTCCCTTGCACATAATtgagtcttttcttttttccaggtCAAGActgttttctctctctttttttttttggtacatgaaaagagaagaagaaataagaTAGAAAAGCAAAATCAATGCTGAAGAGAACAGAAACCAGCAGCATCCATCTTCAGCCTTCATATATCAACAGAGAATATAAAAAGGCAGCCAATCCAGGTCagtcatatatatttttttttcatttttccctTCTATATCATTATAATAGTTTTTGAATCCTTCCAGTTAAGTTACAACAGATGCATTTTACATACACAATGGCTAGTTAGATAATAGTCATCATTGAATGAAATAAAGTGTTCAATAACAGAGATGTTGTTTGATCTATTTGCACTGTGCCAAGTATCTTTTCCTTTTTAGTCTGTATTGATTTAAAACTCATGAAGGTAATGAGCCATTTTTTGCACCTATCGTTGTATTcttaaaatgaaaaataaaaagtaattaAAGGATTCAGTAGTCCTAAAAACTGTAACCTGTTTTTTAGAAGTTTCCATGGTGATGGCCTTCATTTCATCTCTGATACAATAGGTATCAACATCTTTCagcattttttaaaaagaaatatgcaaaaagaaaaatctcatAACCCTGATTCGAGTTGCTGAAAACTATCAGCCAACAGTAACACTTGAGACACTATATTACTAGGGTCCTGTGACATAAAATCTGCTTTACTTTAGTGTCGCACAACCTCCCTATAATTCTGGTATTGTAAGTAGACTAATGATGAATGGCATTACAAATGGGATTTAAATGATACAACAATCACATACCATCTGTTTGTCAAAAGCATGAGAGACTGTACAAACTATAACGACAATAAAATCACAACTTGTTATGATTATAGTAATAACCTTGTTAAAGATGCAAATAACTTCAAGATCCATAGATCGCTGCAGTGATAATCGATGTAATAAACAATCTTTTTTTCCATCTAACTCAAAGGAGCCTTTCCAGATCATTAACACCAACCTAGCAATTTGAAAGCACCACATAGCCATTCGGGTCATGTACACTAATAAAGAAGGCAGTTGACCAAAGAAAAAGGATATCACGGGCCACGATATGGAAAGCAGAAGCAGCCACGTGCCTGGCCCTCAGGTATCATTCCACCTCCTTTGCTCGTGTCGATCATCTCCAAAAGCCTCACAACTTCATCCATGTCAGGTCGTTTATCTGGATTAGCATCCCAGCATTTTCGCATAATATTTGCCAAAGCACTAGGGCAACATCGAGGAATCTCAGGTCGTAAATTCTGGCATATAATTAGAAAAGATTACaatctttagttctttattACCAGGTACCTGGACTATGTATATGTTTCAACAGTAAACTAATGAACAGGTTCATATTAGCCCTTTAAAAAGCCATGTTATTTATATTACTTATAAATCAACCTATTATTCAGAAAACAAGTGAAAATGGAAGCTCCTCATAATCACATATCCACTAGAAAGGGGAAGTAACAAACTAACCTGCCGAACAACAGCAGAGGAGACTTCAGCAAAGCTGAGATCAGGGTAAGGCATGTCACAGCAGTAGATTTCCCATAAACATATGCCGAAGCTGTAGACGTCACATTTTCTGTTGTAAGGCTTCCCATCAAGGACCTGGTCAAATTTTGTAAGAATTCCTTGAATAACTCAAACAAAAACTAGACTTTTCTACCCATGCAAAATGGTCTTATATCTGTCCTAATAAGATTCTTGTTACCATGGTATTCATTTACTGAGCCAATACATAGCAATCTATCAAACATTCAGGTAGCCTGGTAAACACCAAATGATCATGATAGTTCAAAATTTCATGCTACAACAACAGTAGTTAGATATAGGCAATACACACCTCTGGAGCCATGTACCCCAGGGTTCCCGTTTCACCAGTCATATCCTTGGGATTCTGAGCCTCGACACGAGCAACACCAAAATCAGCAATTTTAAGGTTTCGATGGGCATCCAATATCATATTTTCAGTTTTCACATCCCGATGCACAATCTTTCTTGAGTGTAGATAGCTCAGCCTGCAAAATAATAATGCTGCTGTTAAATGCATGTTTTAAGTATTCAGTTTTATTAACTACAAAAAACAGATCTCAATATCACCATCACTTACCCTCTAGAGAGATCCAAGGCAAGTTGAATTACAATCTTATAGGCAAGTTTTTTTCGCCTATTTTTAAACAAATATTGCTTCAGTGTTCCCCCAGGAAGATACTCCACAACTACACAACATGCTCGAGCTGGAATAGTAGTCTGACCGCTGCTTGTGGAATGTGGAATCTTAAGGTCCGTTGTCCCCATTGATGCCCCAATAAACTGCATCAAAGATTTTGTGTTTACAAATAAGATTGGCAAGCAGGGATAGGAATAGGAATATCAATTAACTCTCATGTAAAGACCAGAAACAGCACGAAGCTCCGGCACAAGCATTGATTCAAAGAAACAATGAAACACCCCGAGTCTAATATAATTGAAATTTAATGCCAGACAAGACTCAATAAACTAATAACAATTAAAATGTTTACAATTTAGCACTAAGACCATGATACTTGGAATGAGCACACAGATCACACATAATGGCTACTAGTTAAAACATACTCTGTGGAGATGCTTACCTTTGTAACATTTGGGTGGTCAAGCTTATGCCAAACAGCAACTTCCTGTCGAAATGATGCCCTAAGGGAAGCAGTTTCGGCATCCGTGGCAGCACCATCTTCTCCCCAGTCCAACAACTTCACTATAATATGAAAATTGATTATTTCGTAACGCTACTGTTGGAGGATACAACAGAACTGTTTTATCA is a genomic window of Phoenix dactylifera cultivar Barhee BC4 chromosome 4, palm_55x_up_171113_PBpolish2nd_filt_p, whole genome shotgun sequence containing:
- the LOC103711351 gene encoding serine/threonine-protein kinase STY13-like; translated protein: MGSRSGEKDGSVEAAAEVKEGGFRSKLKGFGSFGSKDTFLRADKIDLKSLDIQLEKQLTKAWKKDKNVQRSKEEWEIDLSKLEIRYVVAQGTYGTVYRGNYDGQDVAVKLLDWGEDGAATDAETASLRASFRQEVAVWHKLDHPNVTKFIGASMGTTDLKIPHSTSSGQTTIPARACCVVVEYLPGGTLKQYLFKNRRKKLAYKIVIQLALDLSRGLSYLHSRKIVHRDVKTENMILDAHRNLKIADFGVARVEAQNPKDMTGETGTLGYMAPEVLDGKPYNRKCDVYSFGICLWEIYCCDMPYPDLSFAEVSSAVVRQNLRPEIPRCCPSALANIMRKCWDANPDKRPDMDEVVRLLEMIDTSKGGGMIPEGQARGCFCFPYRGP